In Nitrosomonas stercoris, the genomic stretch AGTGAGGCTCAATACTATAAAACCTGGCGTGGGCTCGATTAAATCCAGAAAGAGAGTGGGGCGTGGTGTTGGTTCTGGGTTTGGAAAAACTTGTGGCAGAGGACATAAAGGTCAAAAATCACGTTCTGGTGGTTTTCATAAAATAGGTTTTGAGGGCGGACAGATGCCGTTACAGCGTCGTTTGCCTAAACGTGGATTTAAAATTTATAGAAAGAAACAGACAAAAGAAATTAAGTTATCTAATTTGCTGTCTTGTAGCCAAAATGAATTATTTGATCCATCTGTTTTACATAAATTGAATTTTATAAAATCAATAGATGTTTTAGTGAAGATTATTGCAGATGTTGAGCACTGTGAGCGTGCTATAAAGATTAGTAATCTGGCTGTAACTCGTGGTACCAAAGCTATAATAGAACGTGCGGGTGGTCATGTTGAATTAACTGTAGAAAGTGTAAATGAGAGCTAAATCAAAAGCAGCATCAACTGATAAATTTTATGATTTAAAGAAGCGATTGTGGTTTTTGTTGCTTGCATTAATCGTATACCGTATAGGTACACATGTTCCCGTTCCTGGTATTGA encodes the following:
- a CDS encoding 50S ribosomal protein L15, with product MRLNTIKPGVGSIKSRKRVGRGVGSGFGKTCGRGHKGQKSRSGGFHKIGFEGGQMPLQRRLPKRGFKIYRKKQTKEIKLSNLLSCSQNELFDPSVLHKLNFIKSIDVLVKIIADVEHCERAIKISNLAVTRGTKAIIERAGGHVELTVESVNES